From one Chloroflexota bacterium genomic stretch:
- the mce gene encoding methylmalonyl-CoA epimerase: MIKKINHIAIVVNDLDASLQAYHDLLGLPIGERRVVEEQEVEIALLPTGDSLIELISPTTSESGVARYLAKRGEGLHHICLEVPDIDAALAEMQARGAQPINETPVKVAGGRVFFLHPKGMHGVLIELLEVDED, from the coding sequence ATGATTAAAAAAATCAATCACATTGCTATCGTCGTTAACGATCTGGATGCCTCATTGCAGGCTTATCATGATCTTCTCGGTTTGCCCATTGGCGAACGCCGGGTAGTGGAAGAGCAGGAGGTAGAAATCGCTCTCCTGCCCACCGGTGACAGCCTCATCGAGCTGATCAGCCCTACTACCAGCGAGTCTGGTGTTGCCAGGTATCTGGCAAAGCGAGGGGAGGGCCTGCACCATATCTGCCTGGAAGTGCCCGACATCGATGCCGCCCTGGCAGAAATGCAGGCCAGGGGTGCCCAACCTATCAACGAAACCCCGGTGAAGGTTGCCGGGGGACGGGTCTTTTTCCTCCATCCAAAGGGCATGCACGGCGTTCTGATCGAACTCCTGGAGGTTGACGAAGACTGA
- a CDS encoding PaaI family thioesterase, producing the protein MNKQPNSRMCFVCGMKNIAGVKVFFYEIEDGTILARFTGQDIHQGYPGRFHGGVLAGILDEMIGRVIRIEYGDDMWGVTAELTIRYRQPVPLGVELEATGRVIKDSRRMFEGEGRILLPDGTAAVTARGKYVKLPPSSLSEFDPEKEEWQIVPD; encoded by the coding sequence ATGAACAAACAACCCAATAGCCGCATGTGTTTTGTCTGCGGCATGAAAAACATTGCCGGCGTCAAGGTCTTCTTCTACGAAATAGAGGATGGCACAATATTGGCTCGTTTCACAGGCCAGGACATCCATCAGGGCTATCCGGGTCGTTTTCACGGCGGCGTGCTGGCCGGCATCCTGGATGAGATGATCGGTCGCGTGATTCGCATCGAATATGGCGATGACATGTGGGGCGTCACCGCCGAGTTGACCATCCGCTACCGTCAGCCCGTGCCACTTGGCGTGGAGTTGGAGGCGACCGGCCGCGTCATCAAAGACAGTCGCCGCATGTTCGAGGGAGAAGGCCGGATATTGCTGCCGGATGGCACGGCGGCGGTGACCGCCAGGGGCAAGTACGTCAAATTGCCGCCCAGCTCGCTGTCCGAGTTCGACCCGGAGAAGGAAGAATGGCAGATTGTGCCAGACTGA
- a CDS encoding methylmalonyl-CoA mutase family protein — MSSSVSEAREEWAGRTLKNTLDRFPERQQQFETSSAIPVDRLYTPVDETAGDYLETVGFPGEFPFTRGVQPTMYRGRFWTMRQYAGFATALESNQRYKYLLAQGQTGLSVAFDLPTQIGYDADHPLAMGEVGKVGVAISSLADMETLLEGIPLNKVSISMTINAPAAILLAMVIAVGKKQGVPGSQLQGTIQNDILKEYLARGTYIFPPQPSMRLIADVFRYCSDQVPNWNTISISGYHIREAGSTAVQEVAFTLADGIAYVQAAIDAGLDVDLFARRLSFFFNAHNDFFEEIAKFRAARRLWARIMRDRFNAQNPASWKLRFHTQTGGSTLTAQQPENNVTRVTLQALAAVMGGTQSLHTNSMDEALALPSENAVQVALRTQQIIAHESGVANTIDPLAGSYFVESLTGEIERRAQAYIEKIDAIGGARKAIEQGFMQREIQDAAYRAHMAIEAGTQVVVGVNRFASEASGQPEPDLLRVDAAVQAEQIARLRQVRENRDQARVDDLLNLLAQSAGDPGAPLMPLFVRCVENHVTLGEICGVLRGVFGEHQPDVWV; from the coding sequence ATGTCTTCGTCAGTTTCGGAAGCCCGCGAGGAATGGGCGGGCAGAACCCTAAAAAACACTCTGGACCGGTTTCCGGAGCGCCAGCAGCAGTTCGAGACCAGTTCCGCCATTCCGGTGGATCGTCTCTATACACCGGTCGATGAGACGGCCGGGGACTACCTGGAAACCGTCGGGTTCCCCGGTGAGTTTCCCTTTACCCGGGGCGTGCAGCCCACCATGTACCGGGGGCGTTTCTGGACCATGCGCCAATATGCCGGTTTCGCCACAGCCCTGGAAAGCAACCAGCGTTACAAGTACCTGCTGGCCCAGGGCCAGACCGGCCTGAGTGTAGCCTTCGACCTGCCGACGCAGATCGGCTACGACGCGGATCACCCGCTGGCCATGGGGGAAGTCGGCAAGGTGGGGGTAGCGATTTCATCCCTGGCCGACATGGAAACCCTGCTGGAAGGCATCCCTCTGAATAAGGTCAGTATCAGCATGACCATCAATGCCCCCGCGGCCATCCTTCTGGCCATGGTCATCGCCGTGGGCAAAAAGCAGGGTGTGCCCGGCAGCCAGTTGCAGGGCACCATTCAAAATGATATCCTGAAGGAATACCTGGCTCGTGGCACCTACATCTTCCCACCCCAGCCCTCCATGCGGCTGATCGCCGATGTCTTTCGCTACTGCAGTGATCAGGTTCCCAACTGGAACACTATCAGCATCAGCGGCTATCACATTCGAGAGGCAGGCAGCACTGCGGTGCAGGAGGTAGCGTTCACCCTGGCCGATGGCATCGCCTACGTGCAGGCCGCCATAGACGCAGGACTGGACGTCGACCTCTTTGCCCGTCGCTTGAGCTTCTTCTTCAACGCCCACAATGATTTCTTCGAGGAGATCGCTAAATTCCGGGCGGCCCGCCGGCTGTGGGCCAGGATCATGCGGGACCGATTCAACGCCCAAAACCCCGCTTCCTGGAAACTGCGCTTCCATACCCAGACCGGCGGAAGCACCTTGACCGCCCAACAACCCGAAAACAACGTGACGCGGGTCACGTTGCAGGCGCTGGCGGCCGTAATGGGAGGCACCCAATCGCTCCACACCAATTCCATGGACGAAGCCCTGGCCCTGCCCTCGGAGAATGCCGTGCAGGTCGCCCTTCGCACACAGCAGATCATCGCCCACGAGTCGGGCGTGGCCAACACAATAGACCCCCTGGCAGGCTCCTACTTTGTCGAGAGCCTGACCGGCGAGATCGAGCGCCGGGCGCAGGCATACATCGAAAAGATCGACGCCATCGGTGGCGCCCGGAAAGCCATCGAACAGGGCTTCATGCAACGGGAGATCCAGGATGCCGCCTATCGCGCCCACATGGCCATCGAAGCGGGCACCCAGGTTGTTGTCGGTGTGAACCGCTTTGCCTCGGAAGCCTCCGGGCAACCTGAACCGGACCTTCTGCGGGTGGACGCAGCAGTACAGGCCGAGCAGATCGCGCGCCTGCGGCAGGTCCGGGAGAACAGGGACCAGGCACGAGTCGATGACCTGTTGAACCTGCTGGCGCAGTCGGCCGGCGATCCCGGCGCACCACTGATGCCCCTCTTTGTCCGGTGCGTGGAAAACCACGTCACGCTGGGCGAAATCTGCGGGGTATTGCGCGGGGTCTTTGGCGAACATCAGCCAGATGTGTGGGTGTAG
- a CDS encoding biotin/lipoyl-containing protein yields the protein MKYIATITPTGSPIGSGNTLEIEVEEGNLVRVDGEELRTDLEKIGSLDLYSLLLNDRSFEVHVRQTERNSFRVMISGQGYEGYEVEIFDERLYRLGESSGELSAGTVDSAIKAPIPGLVVKVLVEEGEQVEAGQSLVILEAMKMENELRAPRNGTVATILIHPGDSVDQGEALVTLH from the coding sequence ATGAAGTACATTGCTACGATAACGCCAACCGGTTCTCCAATTGGCAGCGGAAACACGCTGGAAATCGAGGTCGAGGAAGGCAACCTGGTCCGGGTGGATGGAGAGGAACTTCGAACCGATCTGGAGAAGATCGGCAGCCTGGATCTTTACTCCCTGCTGTTGAACGATCGATCTTTCGAGGTGCACGTAAGGCAGACGGAACGCAACAGCTTCCGGGTCATGATCTCCGGCCAGGGCTATGAGGGCTACGAGGTGGAGATCTTTGACGAGCGTCTTTACCGGCTTGGGGAATCCAGCGGCGAGCTTTCAGCCGGCACGGTGGACTCGGCCATCAAGGCACCTATTCCCGGCCTGGTGGTCAAAGTGCTGGTCGAGGAGGGTGAACAGGTGGAGGCAGGCCAGAGCCTGGTGATCCTCGAGGCGATGAAAATGGAGAACGAGCTACGCGCGCCCCGCAACGGCACGGTAGCCACCATCCTCATCCACCCGGGGGATTCGGTCGACCAGGGTGAAGCCCTGGTCACGCTTCACTGA
- the accC gene encoding acetyl-CoA carboxylase biotin carboxylase subunit has protein sequence MFKKILVANRGEIAVRILRACEERGLQGVAVYSDADRDALHVRYAREAYRLGPAPSSESYLRIDRIIDIARRSGADAIHPGYGFLAENADFAQTCIDEGLAFIGPTPDAMRRMGDKVTARRTMMAAGVPVVPGSAEGLRDGEIAAEAQRIGYPLLIKASAGGGGKGMRLIGSENELETALGAARREALSAFGDDTVYLEKRIERPRHIEIQILADSQGNVIHLGERECSIQRRHQKLIEESPSVAVDEKLRAAMGEVAIKAARAVDYVNAGTLEFLVDQQGEFYFLEMNTRLQVEHPVTEMVTGVDIVKEMLAIADGRRLRWRQEDIQAKGWSIECRITAEDPINNFMPSGGVVTTLQEPTGPGVRVESGVYEGFEISLYYDPMIAKLIVWGETRAEAILRMRRALREYRIGGVTTSLPFHRQVMDSALFQWGTYDTSFLEDRFDVTYVERPELELAAAIAAALVVHEREREATILTDQDGRSGSAWKRPLDWKRTFLS, from the coding sequence ATGTTCAAGAAGATACTGGTCGCCAATCGTGGCGAAATCGCTGTACGAATCCTGAGAGCCTGTGAGGAACGCGGCCTGCAGGGCGTAGCTGTCTACTCAGACGCCGATCGGGACGCGCTGCATGTGCGTTATGCCCGCGAGGCTTACCGGCTGGGACCTGCGCCTTCAAGCGAGAGTTACCTGCGTATCGACCGCATCATCGATATTGCCCGGCGATCTGGTGCCGATGCCATCCACCCGGGCTACGGCTTTTTGGCCGAAAATGCCGACTTCGCTCAGACCTGCATTGACGAGGGACTCGCTTTCATTGGACCGACACCAGATGCCATGCGTCGTATGGGAGACAAGGTCACCGCCCGCCGGACGATGATGGCAGCAGGCGTACCAGTCGTGCCCGGCTCGGCCGAAGGACTGCGCGATGGCGAAATTGCCGCGGAAGCACAGAGAATCGGCTATCCGCTGTTGATCAAGGCGTCCGCCGGCGGTGGTGGCAAGGGCATGCGACTCATAGGCTCGGAGAACGAACTGGAAACCGCGCTGGGCGCCGCCCGCCGAGAGGCCCTCAGCGCCTTCGGCGACGACACCGTCTACCTGGAGAAACGCATCGAACGCCCGCGCCACATCGAGATCCAGATTCTGGCTGACAGCCAGGGAAACGTCATACATCTGGGCGAAAGAGAGTGTTCGATCCAGCGCCGCCACCAGAAACTGATCGAAGAATCCCCCTCGGTCGCTGTAGATGAGAAACTGCGGGCTGCCATGGGTGAAGTCGCAATCAAAGCTGCCCGTGCGGTCGATTATGTCAATGCTGGTACGCTGGAGTTCCTGGTTGACCAGCAGGGCGAGTTCTACTTCCTGGAAATGAACACCCGGCTCCAGGTAGAGCATCCTGTGACAGAAATGGTGACCGGCGTGGATATCGTCAAGGAAATGCTGGCCATCGCCGATGGGCGTAGATTGCGCTGGCGCCAGGAGGATATTCAAGCCAAGGGGTGGTCGATCGAGTGCCGCATCACGGCCGAGGACCCCATCAACAACTTCATGCCATCGGGCGGGGTGGTGACAACCCTGCAGGAGCCTACGGGACCCGGTGTTCGGGTCGAGAGTGGCGTCTACGAGGGATTTGAGATAAGCCTGTACTACGATCCCATGATCGCCAAGCTGATCGTCTGGGGCGAAACCCGGGCCGAAGCAATCCTGCGCATGCGGCGGGCCCTGCGTGAATACCGGATAGGCGGAGTAACAACTTCACTTCCCTTTCACCGGCAGGTAATGGATAGTGCTCTCTTCCAGTGGGGCACCTATGATACAAGTTTTCTGGAGGACCGCTTCGACGTCACCTATGTCGAAAGGCCGGAGTTGGAACTGGCAGCTGCCATAGCGGCTGCGCTGGTCGTCCATGAGCGTGAACGAGAGGCAACCATACTGACCGATCAAGATGGTCGATCCGGTTCAGCCTGGAAACGACCGTTGGATTGGAAACGAACCTTCCTTTCCTAA
- a CDS encoding acyl-CoA carboxylase subunit beta produces MTPDAKTEKLRALKEQALLGGGEERIARQHARGKLTARERLEFLLDKGSFRELDMLVTHRSHDFGLEKQRILGDGIITGYGTINGQLVYLFSQDFTVFGGSLSEAFAEKIIKIMNLAMKVGAPVIGLNDSGGARIQEGVVSLGGYADIFLLNTLASGVIPQISLVMGPCAGGAVYSPAITDFIIMVQDTSYMFVTGPQVVKTVTHEEVTFEELGGALTHAAKSGVAHFAMDSEEHALFVAQKLLSYFPQNNMEDPPFVKPTDDPLRMDEVLDTIVPENPNKAYDMKEIIRHVVDDGDFLEVHEHWAQNIIVGFARLGGHSIGIVAQQPAVLAGVLDIDSSTKAARFVRFCDCFNIPIVTFVDVPGFMPGTAQEHGGIIRNGAKLLYAYCEATVPKLTVITRKAYGGAYDVMSSKHIRADINLAWPTAEIAVMGPDGAINILYRRELEAAEDPESRKAELVEEYREKFANPYVAAARGYIDDVIEPRETRPRLINALEMLRNKRDSNPPKKHGNMPL; encoded by the coding sequence TTGACCCCAGATGCAAAGACTGAGAAACTGCGTGCGTTGAAAGAACAGGCCTTGCTGGGCGGTGGCGAGGAACGGATTGCCCGGCAACACGCGCGAGGCAAGCTCACCGCTCGCGAACGCCTGGAATTCCTGCTCGACAAGGGCAGCTTCCGCGAACTTGACATGTTGGTCACCCACCGCAGCCATGATTTTGGTCTGGAAAAGCAGCGAATTCTGGGCGATGGAATCATCACCGGCTATGGCACGATCAATGGACAGTTGGTTTATCTCTTCTCTCAGGATTTCACCGTCTTCGGCGGTTCCCTCTCGGAAGCGTTTGCGGAGAAGATCATTAAGATCATGAATCTTGCCATGAAGGTAGGTGCACCTGTTATTGGCCTCAACGACAGCGGCGGTGCCCGCATCCAGGAAGGGGTGGTCAGCCTGGGCGGTTACGCCGACATCTTCCTTCTCAACACGCTGGCTTCGGGGGTCATCCCCCAGATCAGCCTGGTCATGGGTCCCTGTGCAGGAGGCGCCGTTTACTCGCCCGCTATCACCGATTTCATTATCATGGTTCAGGATACCAGTTACATGTTTGTGACCGGCCCGCAGGTGGTCAAAACAGTGACCCATGAAGAGGTCACCTTTGAAGAATTGGGTGGGGCATTGACCCATGCCGCCAAAAGCGGGGTCGCTCATTTTGCCATGGACAGCGAGGAACATGCCCTCTTCGTGGCGCAAAAGCTGTTGAGCTATTTTCCCCAGAACAACATGGAGGATCCACCTTTTGTCAAGCCGACCGACGATCCCCTGCGGATGGATGAGGTTCTGGACACAATCGTGCCGGAGAATCCCAACAAAGCCTACGACATGAAGGAAATCATCCGTCACGTGGTTGACGACGGCGATTTCCTCGAGGTCCACGAACATTGGGCCCAGAACATCATCGTAGGCTTTGCGCGGCTGGGTGGTCACAGCATCGGCATCGTGGCTCAGCAGCCTGCTGTCCTCGCCGGCGTTCTCGACATCGATTCCAGCACCAAGGCAGCCCGCTTCGTTCGCTTCTGCGATTGTTTCAATATTCCTATCGTCACCTTCGTGGATGTTCCGGGCTTTATGCCAGGCACGGCCCAGGAACATGGTGGCATCATCCGCAACGGCGCCAAACTGCTCTACGCCTATTGCGAGGCCACGGTCCCCAAATTGACGGTAATCACCCGCAAGGCCTACGGCGGCGCCTACGATGTCATGAGCAGCAAACATATTCGGGCCGATATCAACCTGGCCTGGCCCACAGCCGAGATAGCTGTCATGGGACCCGACGGCGCCATCAATATCCTCTATCGCAGAGAGTTGGAGGCAGCCGAAGACCCTGAATCCCGCAAGGCCGAGCTGGTAGAGGAGTACCGGGAAAAGTTTGCCAATCCCTATGTGGCTGCCGCCCGGGGCTATATCGACGATGTGATCGAACCCAGGGAAACGCGCCCCCGGCTGATCAACGCGCTGGAGATGTTGCGCAACAAGCGGGATAGCAATCCACCCAAGAAACATGGCAACATGCCGCTGTAG
- a CDS encoding heparan-alpha-glucosaminide N-acetyltransferase, producing the protein MTALSTYFTGMRASITPVRQARGDRLWEIDLLRGIAIMMMVIYHLVFDLYAFGSYPIDLFGPFWKTWQNITASLFLGLVGLSLTLSYNAARQGGGSGNLFGKYLIRGLQVFSWGMLITLVTFFVNPAVFVRFGILHLIGVSIIISYPLLRFKWLNLFLGIAILVLGQLLPVLNPNISWLGWLGLDQSPGAVFDWAPIIPWYARVVLGILIGNTLYAGGERHFPLPDLSQNVLVRGLRLMGQNSLLIYLIHQPILIVLLTLTGMISLF; encoded by the coding sequence ATGACAGCTTTGAGTACCTATTTCACAGGAATGCGCGCCAGCATCACACCGGTGCGCCAGGCACGCGGCGACCGGCTGTGGGAGATTGACCTCCTTCGCGGGATTGCCATCATGATGATGGTGATCTACCACCTGGTCTTTGACCTGTACGCCTTTGGTAGCTATCCCATTGACCTGTTCGGCCCATTCTGGAAGACCTGGCAGAATATCACGGCCAGCCTGTTTCTCGGCCTGGTAGGTCTTTCCCTGACCCTGAGCTACAACGCAGCGCGGCAGGGCGGCGGCAGCGGCAATCTGTTCGGAAAATATCTGATAAGGGGCCTGCAGGTCTTTTCCTGGGGTATGCTGATCACGCTGGTCACCTTTTTTGTCAACCCTGCTGTTTTCGTGCGCTTCGGAATCCTTCACTTGATCGGCGTTTCAATCATCATTTCCTATCCCTTGCTGCGCTTCAAGTGGCTCAACCTTTTTTTGGGAATCGCCATTTTGGTTTTGGGACAATTACTACCCGTGTTGAATCCCAACATCAGCTGGCTCGGCTGGTTGGGCCTGGACCAGTCGCCGGGCGCTGTCTTCGACTGGGCGCCGATCATTCCCTGGTACGCCCGGGTTGTGCTGGGTATTCTCATCGGCAATACGCTTTATGCGGGCGGCGAACGGCATTTTCCCCTGCCCGACCTGTCGCAAAACGTGCTGGTCAGAGGCCTGCGCCTGATGGGCCAGAACTCCCTGCTGATCTATTTGATCCACCAGCCAATCCTGATCGTGCTGCTGACACTGACGGGCATGATCAGTTTGTTTTAG